The Cellulomonas wangleii genome includes a region encoding these proteins:
- a CDS encoding SitI3 family protein, translating into MFIYSLALRTSRTSEDVDAALQDGLAARGRGPDDDSLTGHAQPVTSPSLQATLDEALGEHVDVEVSLWLDPKSDGYEQARQDLAVVSAVVAARTAQAACLVFQYELVLMRFSGGRLTLHDWYPEWQDPEVVAALPVPFDRTDDPGLL; encoded by the coding sequence GTGTTCATCTACTCGCTCGCCTTGCGCACCAGCCGGACGTCGGAGGACGTGGACGCCGCGCTGCAGGACGGCCTCGCTGCCCGAGGGCGCGGGCCGGACGACGATTCCCTGACGGGTCACGCCCAGCCCGTGACCAGTCCGTCGTTGCAGGCCACACTCGACGAGGCGCTCGGTGAGCACGTCGACGTCGAGGTGAGCCTCTGGCTCGACCCAAAGTCCGACGGGTACGAACAGGCCCGGCAGGACCTCGCCGTGGTGTCCGCGGTCGTCGCGGCACGGACCGCGCAGGCCGCGTGCCTGGTCTTCCAGTACGAGCTCGTGCTGATGCGGTTCTCCGGCGGCCGACTGACGCTGCACGACTGGTACCCGGAGTGGCAGGACCCGGAGGTCGTCGCGGCCCTGCCGGTGCCCTTCGACCGCACGGACGACCCCGGGCTCCTCTGA